Proteins encoded within one genomic window of Terriglobia bacterium:
- the argB gene encoding acetylglutamate kinase, producing MRLVIKFAGALLEDADAVASLTKQVAALARAGHQILVVHGGGRLFTATLKRMGLESRFVAGLRVTDRETRDAAVMVFAGLLNKRLAAAISAEGQPAVGISAADAQCFTAEPLVHNDVAGGLGFVGYLTGVNVEFLESLWHAGLLPVAPCLGLGPDGELYNINADHMAAACAEYLRADALIYLTDVAGVLHGEKLLPAVSCEEVGALVESRVVSGGMVLKLEAAKRALEGGVGGVRIVGGTSPEALLDAAAAAGLHTGKTPDAPGTLVTLGPFAAKAAALSAV from the coding sequence ATGAGACTCGTCATCAAATTTGCCGGAGCATTGCTGGAAGACGCCGACGCTGTCGCGTCGCTCACCAAACAGGTTGCGGCGCTGGCGCGCGCGGGACACCAGATCCTGGTGGTGCACGGAGGCGGGCGCCTCTTCACCGCCACGCTCAAGCGCATGGGGCTGGAGAGCCGCTTCGTGGCCGGCCTGCGCGTCACCGACCGCGAGACGCGCGATGCCGCCGTGATGGTTTTCGCTGGATTGCTCAACAAGCGTCTGGCCGCGGCCATTTCCGCCGAGGGCCAGCCTGCCGTGGGCATCTCCGCCGCGGATGCGCAGTGCTTCACCGCCGAACCGCTGGTGCACAACGACGTGGCGGGCGGGCTGGGCTTCGTCGGCTATCTCACCGGCGTGAACGTGGAATTCCTGGAATCGCTGTGGCACGCGGGGCTGCTGCCCGTGGCGCCGTGCCTGGGCCTGGGCCCCGACGGCGAGCTCTACAACATTAATGCCGATCACATGGCCGCGGCCTGCGCCGAATATCTCCGCGCCGACGCTCTGATCTATCTGACCGACGTGGCCGGCGTGCTGCACGGGGAGAAACTCCTCCCGGCCGTTTCCTGCGAGGAAGTCGGCGCGCTGGTGGAGAGCCGCGTGGTTTCCGGAGGCATGGTGCTGAAGCTGGAAGCGGCGAAGCGCGCGCTGGAAGGCGGCGTGGGCGGCGTGCGCATCGTCGGCGGCACCTCGCCGGAAGCGCTGCTGGACGCCGCCGCCGCGGCCGGGCTGCACACGGGCAAGACACCGGACGCTCCGGGCACCTTGGTGACTCTAGGGCCATTCGCGGCGAAAGCGGCGGCGCTGAGCGCGGTATGA
- a CDS encoding aspartate aminotransferase family protein — protein sequence MAKKKPAQPANSRGAAAAAAIRDAETFLLPTYKRPDVLFTHGRGALVFDAQGKKYLDFLGGIAVNALGHAHPRIVRVLRREAARAIHLSNLYHNSYQGPLARKLAEWSGLDRVFFTNSGTEAMDGALKLARLLAHKAHSEEDTGAAKTRILALENSFHGRTFGALSVTSTEKYRLPFAPLVPGVEFVRFNDVADLEAKFDATVCGIVLETVQGEGGIYPVSEAFWNRARALATQHGAVLIADEIQCGLGRTGRHFAYQKFSAKPDIALVAKPLAAGLPLGAILTNERVAAAISPGLHGTTFGGGPLACAVALEFLRTVEDSALLENIRARGEQLRAGIAALAKKFPLIREVRGEGLMLGIELSAEGAPFVTEALRRGLLINCTHDHTLRLLPPYIVSAAQVREFLRLFEAVLTHTPRATSGSASAATAERTPQAQAAAR from the coding sequence ATGGCGAAGAAAAAACCGGCCCAGCCGGCAAACTCCCGCGGCGCGGCTGCCGCCGCGGCGATCCGCGATGCGGAGACGTTTCTCCTGCCCACCTACAAGCGTCCGGACGTGCTCTTCACGCACGGACGGGGCGCGCTGGTCTTCGACGCGCAGGGGAAGAAGTATCTTGATTTTCTGGGCGGCATCGCGGTGAACGCGCTGGGCCACGCGCACCCGCGCATCGTGCGCGTCCTGCGGCGCGAAGCGGCGCGCGCCATCCATCTCTCGAATCTCTACCACAACAGCTATCAAGGGCCGCTGGCGCGCAAGCTGGCGGAGTGGTCCGGGCTGGACCGCGTCTTTTTCACCAACAGCGGCACGGAAGCGATGGACGGCGCGCTGAAGCTGGCGCGCCTGCTGGCCCATAAGGCGCACTCCGAAGAAGACACCGGCGCGGCGAAGACGCGCATTCTGGCGCTGGAGAATTCCTTTCACGGGCGGACGTTTGGCGCGCTGAGCGTGACCTCCACGGAAAAATACCGCCTGCCCTTCGCACCCCTGGTCCCCGGCGTGGAGTTCGTGCGCTTCAACGACGTGGCCGATTTGGAAGCGAAATTCGACGCCACCGTCTGCGGCATCGTGCTGGAAACGGTGCAGGGCGAGGGCGGGATCTACCCGGTCAGCGAAGCCTTCTGGAACCGCGCGCGGGCCCTGGCCACGCAGCACGGCGCAGTGCTCATCGCCGACGAGATCCAGTGCGGGCTGGGCCGCACGGGCCGCCATTTCGCCTACCAAAAATTTTCCGCCAAGCCGGATATCGCGCTGGTGGCCAAGCCGCTGGCCGCGGGCCTGCCGCTGGGCGCGATCCTGACCAACGAGCGCGTGGCCGCGGCTATTTCCCCCGGGCTGCACGGCACGACGTTTGGCGGCGGGCCGCTGGCCTGCGCCGTGGCCCTGGAATTTCTGCGCACCGTGGAAGATAGCGCGCTGCTCGAGAACATCCGCGCGCGCGGCGAGCAGCTCCGCGCCGGAATCGCCGCACTGGCCAAGAAGTTTCCTTTGATCCGCGAGGTGCGCGGCGAAGGCCTGATGCTGGGCATCGAGCTGAGCGCCGAAGGCGCGCCCTTCGTCACCGAAGCGCTGCGCCGCGGCTTGCTCATCAACTGCACGCACGACCACACCTTGCGCCTGCTCCCCCCGTACATCGTGAGCGCGGCGCAGGTGCGCGAATTTCTCCGTTTGTTTGAAGCTGTTCTGACCCATACCCCGCGAGCCACCTCCGGGTCCGCATCCGCCGCGACGGCGGAGCGGACTCCGCAGGCCCAGGCCGCGGCGAGGTGA
- the argF gene encoding ornithine carbamoyltransferase, producing MLFSNDLLTGAEWNPAGTRALLQLTADIKARPGRYASTLQGKFIALIFEKPSLRTRVTFEVGIQSMGGSVVFLDHSQARLGERESIADVARNLERWVQGIVARVYDQKVLEELAANADIPVINALSDRFHPCQALADYFTLEEKFGSLRGFKLAYVGDGNNVCHSLIFLAARLGVHLRVATPPNYEPAAEVVAEAKRVARETRAKIELFTDPCEAVSGAQGVYTDSWTSMGFEAEEKVRNALFQPYQVNRELMACAAPKAVFLHCLPAHRGLEVTAEVLDGRQSVVLDQSENRMYVQKAILHMLF from the coding sequence ATGCTGTTTTCCAATGACCTGCTCACGGGAGCGGAATGGAATCCCGCGGGCACGCGCGCACTGCTCCAGCTCACCGCCGATATCAAGGCGCGGCCCGGGCGCTATGCTTCCACGCTGCAGGGCAAATTCATCGCCCTGATCTTCGAGAAGCCGTCGCTGCGCACGCGCGTCACCTTCGAGGTGGGCATCCAGAGCATGGGCGGCTCGGTGGTCTTCCTCGACCACTCGCAGGCGCGGCTCGGCGAACGCGAATCGATCGCCGACGTGGCGCGCAACCTCGAGCGCTGGGTGCAGGGCATCGTCGCGCGCGTGTACGATCAGAAGGTCCTCGAAGAGTTGGCGGCGAACGCGGACATACCGGTGATCAACGCGCTCTCGGACCGCTTTCATCCCTGCCAGGCGCTCGCGGATTACTTCACCCTCGAGGAAAAGTTTGGTTCGCTGCGCGGTTTCAAGCTGGCCTATGTCGGGGACGGCAACAACGTCTGCCATTCGCTGATCTTTCTTGCCGCGCGCCTCGGCGTCCACCTGCGGGTGGCCACGCCGCCGAATTATGAGCCGGCCGCGGAGGTCGTTGCGGAGGCCAAGCGCGTGGCCCGCGAGACCCGGGCCAAGATCGAGCTGTTTACCGATCCCTGCGAGGCGGTCAGCGGCGCGCAGGGCGTTTACACCGACTCGTGGACCAGCATGGGCTTTGAAGCCGAGGAGAAAGTGCGCAACGCCCTGTTCCAGCCGTATCAGGTCAATCGGGAGTTGATGGCCTGTGCTGCGCCGAAGGCCGTCTTCCTGCACTGCCTTCCGGCCCACCGCGGCCTGGAAGTCACCGCGGAAGTGCTCGACGGCAGGCAATCGGTCGTCCTCGACCAGTCCGAAAACCGCATGTACGTGCAGAAGGCCATTCTGCATATGCTCTTTTGA